From the genome of Geobacter sp. SVR, one region includes:
- a CDS encoding AzlD domain-containing protein, which yields MSNRDFFILVLAMGMVTYLPRMLPLAILSRQKLPAWLAEWLELIPPAILSALLAPTLFAHAAPRSQAFGKIELLAALPTLLCALKTRSLAGTVLVGMLSYWGLTLAMA from the coding sequence GTGAGCAACCGTGACTTTTTCATCCTGGTGCTGGCCATGGGTATGGTCACCTACCTGCCGCGCATGCTGCCGCTGGCAATCCTCTCTCGCCAGAAGCTTCCGGCCTGGTTGGCTGAATGGCTCGAGCTGATTCCCCCGGCCATTCTCAGCGCTCTTCTGGCTCCGACGCTCTTCGCCCACGCAGCCCCCCGTTCACAGGCATTCGGCAAGATCGAGCTGCTGGCTGCTCTGCCGACCCTGCTCTGTGCTCTGAAGACCCGCTCCCTTGCCGGAACCGTCCTGGTTGGCATGCTCTCTTACTGGGGACTGACGCTGGCCATGGCTTGA
- a CDS encoding acylphosphatase — translation MKIRMGVTVHGLVQGVAFRHYTCRQALQLGVTGWVRNMPDGTVQGLFEGDEAAVQALVEWCRNGPPAARVESVDVCPGAYSGSFETFRTEH, via the coding sequence ATGAAGATCAGGATGGGCGTAACCGTTCACGGGCTGGTGCAAGGGGTCGCCTTTCGTCATTACACCTGTCGGCAGGCCCTGCAACTGGGGGTGACCGGCTGGGTCCGCAACATGCCCGACGGTACGGTGCAAGGGTTGTTCGAGGGGGATGAAGCCGCTGTCCAGGCCCTGGTGGAATGGTGCCGCAACGGCCCGCCGGCGGCTCGGGTCGAGAGTGTCGACGTTTGCCCCGGGGCCTATAGCGGCAGTTTCGAGACATTCCGCACCGAACATTGA
- a CDS encoding TIGR04282 family arsenosugar biosynthesis glycosyltransferase: MDTNKGLIIFAREPVPGRVKTRLARQVGEQAAADLYAEMLADVVALAASLEDVRPVVFWALENPDVSCPEFSGMGSARQQGACLGERMSDAFERTFADGSELCCIIGSDSPDLPADYVRQAFDVLEQGRADVVFGPSEDGGYYLLGMSRLWPELFEGISWGGPQVLEVSLERARKQGLRAVLLPTWYDIDTAADLERLAQSPDAVACRTGRMLLGSDFIVQAGQACRF, translated from the coding sequence ATGGATACAAACAAAGGACTGATCATCTTTGCCCGCGAACCGGTCCCGGGCAGGGTCAAGACGCGGCTGGCCCGGCAGGTGGGCGAGCAGGCCGCTGCGGACCTGTATGCCGAAATGCTGGCTGATGTCGTTGCACTGGCCGCTTCACTGGAGGATGTCAGGCCGGTGGTGTTCTGGGCGCTGGAAAACCCTGATGTTTCCTGCCCCGAATTTTCGGGCATGGGCTCCGCACGGCAGCAGGGGGCCTGCCTGGGGGAGCGCATGTCCGATGCCTTTGAACGCACCTTTGCCGACGGCAGCGAGCTCTGCTGCATCATTGGCAGCGATTCGCCGGACCTGCCGGCGGATTACGTGCGCCAGGCCTTTGATGTCCTGGAACAGGGCCGGGCCGATGTGGTCTTCGGACCCAGCGAAGACGGCGGCTACTACCTGCTGGGCATGAGCCGCCTCTGGCCGGAACTCTTCGAAGGTATTTCCTGGGGTGGTCCCCAAGTGCTGGAGGTCAGCCTGGAGCGAGCCCGGAAACAGGGGCTGCGGGCAGTGTTGCTCCCCACGTGGTACGACATCGACACAGCCGCGGATCTGGAACGCCTGGCCCAGTCGCCGGACGCCGTCGCCTGCCGCACGGGGCGGATGCTGCTTGGGTCGGATTTCATCGTACAGGCAGGTCAAGCATGTCGGTTCTGA
- the folE2 gene encoding GTP cyclohydrolase FolE2 → MPDMQKRPDHRRIPIAKVGVKDISYPIVVMDKNHSLQHTVARVNMYVDLPHHFKGTHMSRFVEILNRHREQIALDKLETILHEMKAKLGSDSAHLEIQFPYFIDKTAPVSGARSLMEYTCEFSASMTDTLDFVLGIKVPLTSLCPCSKELSRFGAHNQRSVMTVRVRYREFIWIEDLVELIEQCGSSPLFALLKREDEKYVTEHAYENPRFVEDMVREAWSRLAAEENIIWFSVETENFESIHNHSAYAAVELDRRLPGQHPSHQV, encoded by the coding sequence ATGCCGGACATGCAGAAACGCCCCGACCATCGCCGGATACCGATCGCCAAGGTCGGTGTAAAGGACATCAGCTACCCGATCGTGGTGATGGACAAGAACCATTCCCTGCAGCATACCGTGGCACGGGTCAACATGTACGTCGACCTGCCCCACCATTTCAAGGGGACTCACATGAGCCGCTTCGTGGAGATTCTCAACCGGCACCGGGAGCAGATCGCCCTGGACAAGCTGGAGACGATCCTGCACGAAATGAAGGCCAAGCTGGGATCTGACAGCGCACACCTGGAGATCCAGTTTCCCTACTTCATCGACAAGACGGCACCGGTGTCGGGGGCCAGGAGCCTGATGGAATATACCTGCGAGTTCAGCGCCTCGATGACCGATACCCTGGACTTCGTTCTGGGGATCAAGGTGCCGCTCACCTCGCTCTGCCCCTGCAGCAAGGAGCTGTCGCGTTTCGGCGCGCACAACCAGCGCAGCGTCATGACCGTACGGGTGCGCTATCGCGAGTTCATCTGGATAGAGGACTTGGTGGAGCTGATCGAGCAGTGCGGCAGCAGTCCGCTCTTTGCGCTGCTCAAGCGCGAGGATGAAAAGTACGTCACCGAGCACGCCTACGAAAATCCACGCTTCGTGGAGGACATGGTGCGTGAGGCCTGGTCCCGCTTGGCGGCCGAAGAGAATATCATCTGGTTTTCGGTGGAGACCGAGAATTTCGAATCGATACACAACCATTCGGCCTATGCCGCCGTTGAACTGGACAGAAGGCTGCCCGGCCAGCATCCCTCCCACCAGGTCTGA
- a CDS encoding AzlC family ABC transporter permease produces the protein MIETSKKSFCSSQAGTGELRAGLAAAWPICLGFIPIGLSFGVLAQKGGLHPWQVALMSVIVFAGGSQFIAVAMISSGTAAAAIVTTTFMVNLRHLLMSSALAVHFPRASRRFLALFAYGVTDESFAVNMARFNSGEWDQRSALALNHITNATWIVSTVIDAYAGQFIPSGGMGIDYALTGMFICLLVFQLRGAIFAVTAVLAAVCSIAAYLWLPGNAYVIVASCMAATAGFWIKRIMRRRRGIS, from the coding sequence ATGATCGAAACGTCCAAAAAAAGTTTCTGCAGCTCTCAGGCCGGTACCGGTGAGCTGCGGGCAGGCTTGGCCGCAGCCTGGCCGATCTGCCTCGGTTTCATCCCCATTGGCCTTTCGTTCGGCGTTCTGGCCCAGAAAGGGGGGCTGCACCCCTGGCAGGTGGCACTCATGTCGGTAATCGTATTTGCCGGCGGCTCCCAGTTCATCGCGGTCGCCATGATTTCGTCGGGAACCGCTGCAGCGGCGATCGTCACCACCACCTTCATGGTCAACCTGCGGCACCTGCTGATGAGCTCCGCCCTGGCAGTGCACTTTCCCCGGGCTTCCCGCCGTTTTCTGGCGCTGTTCGCCTATGGCGTCACTGATGAGAGCTTTGCGGTCAACATGGCCCGTTTCAACAGCGGGGAGTGGGACCAGCGCAGCGCCCTGGCGCTCAATCATATCACCAATGCCACCTGGATCGTTAGCACCGTCATCGACGCTTATGCCGGTCAGTTCATACCCTCCGGCGGCATGGGGATCGACTACGCTTTGACCGGCATGTTCATCTGTCTGCTGGTATTCCAGCTGCGCGGTGCCATATTTGCAGTAACAGCCGTGCTCGCCGCTGTCTGCTCGATTGCGGCATATCTCTGGCTGCCGGGCAATGCCTATGTGATCGTGGCCTCCTGCATGGCGGCAACCGCCGGTTTCTGGATCAAGCGCATCATGCGGCGCAGGCGGGGGATATCGTGA
- the uvrC gene encoding excinuclease ABC subunit UvrC, which translates to MGVEDKIRQLPNSPGVYLMRDAAGEIIYVGKARSLRQRVRAYFSATGDSRYHIKFLVARIADIEVMLTDTEKEALLLENTLIKQHHPRYNLSLKDDKTYFSLRLDPNEEFPRFGIVRKVPRDGARYFGPYASASAAREVLRQLQRMFPLRHYPLARCMARKRPCLYYQIGQCSAPCSGLISAAEYGLLVEGAILFLEGRNRQLVAEFRRRMQEASQELRFEEAARWRNLLRSIEVTVEKQKMVTRGGDTDAVGFYRDGSRLELALLFIRGGVLTGSRLFSLSWELEDAEGIAAFLTQYYGEDAFIPEDILLPLDIEEGAALAELLAERKGRKVTIVRPSRGLKRELVELAGKNAAAALRERDDRHASSQAVLEVLRQRLHLSRLPARIECYDISTIQGRFSVGSGVVFSDGRPDKARYRRYRIRDVVGQDDFAMLAEVFSRRFSSEKVEQEGLPDLVVVDGGIGQLNAAGEIISGLGLKGRFDLVSLAKSRVSGNSASEVIEKSDERVFLPGRKNPVVLRQNSAPLLLLAAIRNEAHRFAIEYHRKLRGKNGMASAVEQLPGIGPKRRTALLRHFGSLQQLKQASVEEIAAVEGMNRATAAKLYVALHGD; encoded by the coding sequence ATGGGTGTAGAGGATAAAATACGACAGCTGCCGAACTCCCCGGGCGTGTACCTGATGCGCGACGCCGCAGGGGAAATCATCTATGTCGGCAAGGCGCGCAGTCTGCGCCAGCGCGTGCGCGCCTACTTCAGCGCCACCGGAGATTCCCGGTACCACATCAAATTCCTGGTTGCCCGGATCGCCGACATCGAGGTCATGCTGACCGATACCGAAAAGGAGGCGCTGCTGCTGGAGAATACCCTCATCAAGCAGCACCATCCTCGCTACAATCTCAGCCTGAAAGATGACAAGACCTACTTTTCCCTCCGCCTCGATCCCAACGAGGAGTTTCCCCGCTTCGGCATCGTGCGCAAGGTCCCCCGCGACGGCGCGCGCTATTTTGGACCCTATGCCTCCGCATCCGCGGCCCGCGAAGTGTTGCGCCAGCTCCAGCGCATGTTCCCCCTGCGCCACTATCCGCTGGCCCGCTGCATGGCCCGTAAGCGCCCCTGCCTTTATTACCAGATCGGACAGTGCAGCGCCCCCTGCAGCGGCCTGATATCGGCCGCGGAATACGGATTGCTTGTGGAGGGGGCCATACTGTTCCTGGAGGGGAGGAACCGGCAGCTGGTGGCGGAGTTCCGTCGCCGCATGCAGGAGGCCTCTCAGGAACTGCGATTTGAGGAGGCAGCCCGCTGGCGGAACCTGCTGCGGTCGATCGAGGTGACTGTGGAGAAGCAAAAGATGGTCACCCGCGGCGGAGACACCGATGCCGTCGGTTTTTACCGCGATGGCTCCCGCCTGGAACTGGCGCTGCTGTTTATCCGCGGCGGCGTGCTGACGGGAAGCCGCCTTTTCAGTCTGAGCTGGGAGTTGGAAGACGCCGAGGGGATCGCCGCCTTTCTGACCCAGTATTACGGCGAGGATGCCTTCATACCGGAGGATATTCTGCTGCCGCTCGATATCGAAGAGGGAGCGGCATTGGCTGAGCTTTTGGCCGAGAGGAAGGGCAGAAAGGTCACCATAGTGCGCCCCTCGCGGGGGTTGAAGCGAGAACTGGTGGAGTTGGCAGGTAAAAATGCGGCTGCTGCGCTGCGGGAGCGGGACGACCGGCACGCCTCGTCTCAGGCGGTACTGGAGGTCTTGCGGCAGCGCCTGCATCTGTCGCGCTTGCCGGCGCGGATCGAATGTTACGACATCTCGACCATCCAGGGACGCTTTTCCGTGGGGAGCGGAGTCGTGTTCAGCGACGGTCGGCCGGACAAGGCGCGCTACCGCCGTTACCGGATACGCGACGTGGTTGGTCAGGACGATTTCGCCATGCTGGCCGAGGTCTTCTCGCGCCGCTTCAGCAGCGAAAAGGTGGAGCAGGAAGGCTTGCCCGATCTGGTGGTGGTGGATGGGGGCATCGGCCAGTTGAATGCAGCCGGTGAAATTATCAGTGGACTGGGGCTGAAGGGGCGATTCGATCTGGTTTCGCTGGCTAAGAGCCGCGTGAGCGGGAACAGCGCATCTGAGGTGATCGAGAAGAGCGACGAGCGGGTTTTCCTGCCGGGGCGCAAAAACCCGGTGGTGCTGCGGCAGAACTCGGCCCCGCTCTTGTTGCTGGCCGCTATCCGCAATGAAGCGCATCGATTTGCGATCGAATACCACCGGAAGTTGAGGGGAAAAAACGGCATGGCCTCTGCTGTCGAGCAACTGCCCGGTATCGGTCCAAAACGGCGCACGGCTCTGCTGCGGCATTTCGGCAGCCTGCAGCAGCTCAAGCAGGCGAGTGTGGAGGAGATCGCCGCGGTGGAGGGAATGAATCGGGCAACGGCGGCGAAACTTTATGTGGCGCTGCATGGAGATTAG
- a CDS encoding YggS family pyridoxal phosphate-dependent enzyme, translating to MSIAERLAEVREEIRAAAVKAGRDPDGVRLVAVSKTRPTEEVRQCFQAGQLVFGENYVQELQAKAAGLSEPVEWHFIGHLQSNKVKYIAGIVGMIHSVDRLSLAQEISRQWGRLGKSCDLLVQVNVSGEATKSGATAEEARRLVQEIALLPNLRVRGLMTMPPFFDDPTAARPYFAELRRLSERIAAAGIPGVEMRELSMGMSGDFEAAIQEGATLVRIGTAIFGTRDRGPGAG from the coding sequence ATGTCGATTGCCGAGCGGCTGGCCGAGGTACGGGAGGAAATACGCGCCGCTGCCGTGAAGGCAGGGAGAGATCCGGACGGGGTGCGGCTGGTGGCGGTTTCCAAGACGCGGCCGACCGAGGAGGTGCGCCAGTGTTTCCAGGCGGGCCAGTTGGTCTTCGGCGAGAACTACGTCCAGGAATTGCAGGCCAAGGCGGCCGGGCTGAGCGAGCCGGTGGAATGGCATTTCATCGGCCACCTGCAGAGCAACAAGGTCAAGTACATTGCCGGGATCGTCGGCATGATCCATTCGGTCGACCGCCTCTCCCTGGCGCAGGAAATCAGCCGCCAATGGGGCAGGCTCGGCAAAAGCTGCGATCTGCTGGTGCAGGTGAATGTTTCGGGGGAGGCGACCAAGTCGGGCGCTACCGCAGAAGAGGCGCGCCGGTTGGTACAGGAGATCGCGCTGCTGCCCAATCTCCGCGTCAGGGGCCTGATGACCATGCCCCCCTTCTTTGACGATCCGACTGCGGCTCGCCCCTACTTCGCCGAACTGAGGCGTCTGTCGGAACGGATCGCCGCCGCGGGAATCCCGGGAGTCGAGATGAGGGAACTCTCCATGGGCATGTCAGGGGATTTCGAGGCTGCCATTCAGGAAGGGGCCACCTTGGTGAGGATCGGTACCGCCATCTTCGGGACCAGGGACCGGGGACCAGGGGCCGGTTAA
- a CDS encoding FAD-binding oxidoreductase — MLKPGIIEELAAIVGSGNISTERQDLLCYSYDATQMEYLPAAVVHPANAEEVAAVVRLANREGFPVFPRGAGSGFSGGALPKAGGIVLVTTRLNRILRIDTENLIAEVEPGVVTEQFQQAVEKLGLFYPPDPASLKFSTLGGNVAENAGGPRAVKYGCTKDFVMGLEVVLPTGAIIRTGGETYKGVVGYDLTKLLCGSEGTLGIITRIIFKLLPYPDAKKTMLTIFDSIDGAAKAVSAIIGSKIIPTTLEFMDYPTLQCVERRFNLGIPPEGRAVLLIEVDGDRDLIEKQATQIHDIIKPLGLVQFRAARDAAESEQLWKVRRLVSPSLRDVNPDKYNEDIVVPRSRVPDVIRLIEQIRQRYDIPIVNFGHAGDGNIHVNIMVDKSVPGMEEKAHEAIREVFQAALGLGGTMSGEHGVGLSKAPFIELELTPDQIAAMKAIKHALDPNNILNPGKMFPW, encoded by the coding sequence ATGCTCAAACCAGGCATCATCGAAGAACTTGCAGCAATTGTCGGAAGCGGTAATATCTCAACTGAGCGGCAGGACCTGCTGTGCTATTCCTATGACGCAACCCAGATGGAATACCTGCCTGCTGCCGTCGTGCATCCCGCAAACGCCGAAGAGGTCGCGGCGGTTGTTCGCCTTGCAAACCGTGAGGGATTTCCGGTTTTCCCGCGCGGAGCCGGCAGCGGTTTTTCGGGGGGAGCCCTGCCCAAGGCGGGGGGCATCGTCCTGGTCACCACGCGACTCAACCGCATCCTGCGGATCGATACCGAAAACCTGATCGCCGAAGTTGAACCAGGAGTGGTCACGGAACAGTTCCAGCAGGCGGTCGAAAAGCTGGGGCTCTTCTATCCCCCCGATCCTGCTTCGCTGAAGTTCTCCACCCTGGGGGGCAATGTGGCCGAAAACGCCGGCGGTCCGCGGGCAGTCAAGTACGGTTGCACCAAGGACTTCGTGATGGGACTGGAGGTGGTGCTGCCGACCGGCGCCATCATCCGCACCGGGGGTGAAACCTACAAGGGAGTGGTCGGATACGATCTCACCAAGCTGCTCTGCGGCAGCGAGGGGACCCTCGGTATTATCACCAGGATCATTTTCAAACTGCTCCCCTATCCTGATGCAAAGAAAACCATGCTGACGATCTTCGATTCGATCGATGGCGCCGCCAAGGCGGTTTCAGCCATTATCGGAAGCAAGATCATCCCCACCACGCTGGAGTTCATGGATTACCCCACGCTGCAGTGCGTGGAGCGGCGCTTCAACCTGGGAATTCCGCCGGAAGGACGCGCCGTACTGCTGATCGAGGTGGATGGCGATCGGGATCTGATCGAAAAACAGGCCACGCAGATTCACGACATCATCAAACCGCTGGGGCTGGTGCAGTTCCGTGCCGCCCGTGACGCGGCCGAGTCGGAACAGCTGTGGAAGGTGCGGCGCCTGGTATCCCCCTCCCTCAGGGACGTGAACCCGGACAAGTACAACGAGGACATCGTCGTGCCGCGCAGCCGGGTACCGGACGTGATCCGGCTGATCGAACAGATCCGGCAACGCTACGACATACCGATCGTCAATTTCGGCCATGCCGGCGACGGCAACATCCATGTCAACATCATGGTGGACAAATCGGTGCCGGGCATGGAGGAAAAGGCCCACGAGGCGATCCGCGAGGTTTTCCAGGCCGCATTGGGACTGGGGGGAACCATGTCCGGAGAGCACGGCGTGGGGCTGTCGAAGGCGCCGTTCATCGAGCTGGAACTGACCCCGGATCAGATCGCCGCCATGAAGGCGATCAAGCATGCCCTGGATCCCAACAACATTCTCAATCCCGGCAAGATGTTTCCCTGGTAG
- a CDS encoding tetratricopeptide repeat protein, which translates to MTRPACGVAAALLLLGLAAHVQAQQHYLYTPKAVNTEESAPQQGEGVLVREVPVHRGDTLAKISKRFSGRASYYPQILLFNRIDNPDLIYAGDTLRVPVSPGRPSEPKREAVQPAPEAAGPTVPAVGKTRPSKKTKHKHRQAHRKAGTAPQPKAATAEAAGAKLYERAMTAYRQDDCRAALELFDRFLAGNPSSPLAADASLYKAECYLKQSR; encoded by the coding sequence ATGACCCGACCCGCATGCGGCGTTGCGGCGGCCCTGCTGCTTCTCGGCCTGGCCGCGCACGTTCAGGCTCAGCAACACTACCTCTATACCCCGAAGGCGGTAAACACCGAGGAGAGTGCTCCGCAGCAGGGAGAGGGCGTGCTGGTTCGCGAGGTACCGGTGCACAGGGGGGATACGCTTGCCAAGATATCGAAGAGGTTCAGCGGGCGGGCCTCCTACTATCCCCAGATTCTTCTGTTCAACCGGATTGACAATCCCGACCTGATTTACGCCGGCGATACCCTGAGAGTACCTGTGTCCCCGGGTCGCCCTTCCGAACCGAAGAGGGAAGCTGTGCAACCCGCTCCGGAGGCCGCCGGACCGACCGTCCCTGCGGTCGGCAAGACACGGCCGTCAAAGAAAACGAAGCACAAGCACCGCCAGGCGCACAGAAAGGCTGGTACCGCACCGCAGCCGAAAGCGGCTACCGCCGAAGCGGCCGGAGCGAAACTGTACGAACGTGCCATGACGGCCTATCGCCAAGATGACTGCCGCGCCGCGCTGGAATTGTTCGACCGCTTCCTGGCCGGGAATCCCTCCTCCCCCCTGGCTGCCGACGCCAGCCTCTACAAGGCCGAGTGCTACCTGAAACAGTCCAGATAG
- a CDS encoding Maf family nucleotide pyrophosphatase produces MSSPPHTPIVLASASPRRTELMALAGITCNVVPADICEDAMPGEQAGEYAIRLSREKAEAVAETAPGRFFIGADTVVVLNGTIMGKPADEQQAREMLSALSGTSHEVITGITVLDRESSVCLSRSVRTEVSFKALTDREISDYIATGCPMDKAGAYAIQGGAVHFVRSINGSYTNVVGLPMTELYELLQTIQALP; encoded by the coding sequence ATGAGCAGTCCCCCGCATACCCCCATCGTCCTTGCCTCCGCATCGCCCCGACGGACTGAGCTGATGGCCCTGGCAGGCATCACCTGCAACGTTGTGCCGGCCGATATCTGCGAAGATGCGATGCCGGGAGAGCAGGCCGGCGAATACGCTATCCGCCTCTCGCGCGAAAAGGCCGAAGCGGTCGCCGAGACGGCTCCGGGGCGCTTTTTCATCGGCGCCGATACCGTGGTGGTTCTGAACGGCACGATCATGGGCAAACCGGCCGACGAACAGCAGGCCCGCGAGATGCTTTCGGCTCTGTCCGGCACGAGCCATGAGGTGATCACGGGTATCACCGTGCTCGACCGGGAATCATCCGTCTGCCTCAGCCGCTCGGTCCGCACGGAAGTATCTTTCAAGGCCCTTACCGACCGGGAGATCAGCGATTACATCGCCACCGGCTGCCCCATGGACAAGGCCGGCGCCTATGCCATCCAGGGGGGGGCGGTGCATTTCGTCCGTTCTATAAACGGTTCCTACACCAACGTTGTCGGGCTGCCGATGACGGAACTTTACGAACTGCTTCAGACCATTCAGGCCCTACCGTAA
- the yihA gene encoding ribosome biogenesis GTP-binding protein YihA/YsxC: protein MDVKQTEFIKSAVKPRDFPPATLPEVAFVGRSNVGKSSLINVLANRKALVRTSSTPGRTQLINFFNVNGLLTLVDLPGYGYAKAPPEVRKQWGPMIETYLAKRENLKAVVLILDIRRIPSDGDLQMLRWLENYNIPPILVLTKCDKLSKVERARQTGLIAAAIQRDKGMMLLFSALSRDGRDQVWQEIVRLLEVQA, encoded by the coding sequence ATGGACGTAAAACAGACCGAATTCATCAAAAGCGCGGTGAAACCCCGCGATTTTCCCCCCGCTACGCTGCCTGAAGTGGCCTTTGTCGGCCGCTCCAATGTCGGGAAATCTTCCCTGATCAATGTGCTTGCCAACCGCAAGGCGCTCGTCCGTACCAGTTCCACCCCCGGTCGGACCCAGCTGATCAATTTTTTTAATGTGAACGGCCTTCTGACCCTGGTCGACCTGCCCGGTTACGGCTATGCCAAGGCTCCGCCCGAGGTACGCAAGCAGTGGGGGCCGATGATCGAAACGTACCTGGCCAAACGGGAAAACCTGAAGGCGGTGGTTCTGATCCTGGATATCCGCCGGATACCCTCCGACGGCGATCTGCAGATGCTGCGCTGGCTGGAAAACTACAATATTCCGCCGATTCTCGTCCTGACCAAGTGCGATAAGCTGTCGAAGGTGGAGCGCGCCCGGCAGACCGGTTTGATCGCAGCCGCCATTCAGCGGGACAAGGGCATGATGCTGCTTTTTTCGGCGCTGTCCCGGGATGGGCGCGATCAGGTCTGGCAGGAGATCGTGCGGTTGCTGGAGGTCCAGGCATGA
- the mqnB gene encoding futalosine hydrolase, with protein sequence MSVLIITAVRQEAALLEQALSRPSRVGARAFPHVEGLIGGLPVAICVAGVGKINAAAACAAMIERRQPQLVINVGCAGAYTGSGLGIGALAVAASEFLGDEGVITSAGWLDLLGMKLPSLVQGERRYYNEIPLSSQAVERARQLADRCGISLACGGFVTVSTCSGSEAQAEVLAGRFGALCENMEGAAIALTCLRYGIDCLEIRGISNLVEERNMAAWDIARAVEEAQRFVLKYLENRDW encoded by the coding sequence ATGTCGGTTCTGATTATCACTGCCGTTCGCCAGGAGGCGGCCCTGCTGGAGCAGGCCCTGAGCAGGCCGTCACGTGTCGGCGCTCGGGCCTTTCCTCATGTGGAAGGGCTGATCGGCGGCTTGCCGGTCGCGATCTGCGTGGCAGGAGTCGGCAAAATCAACGCTGCAGCCGCCTGCGCCGCCATGATCGAACGGCGTCAGCCTCAGCTGGTGATCAATGTCGGCTGTGCAGGGGCCTATACCGGCAGCGGATTGGGGATCGGAGCCCTGGCAGTGGCTGCCAGCGAGTTTCTAGGGGACGAAGGGGTGATCACCTCGGCGGGGTGGCTGGATCTGCTCGGCATGAAACTGCCGTCGCTGGTGCAGGGTGAACGGCGCTACTACAACGAGATTCCGCTTTCGTCGCAGGCGGTGGAGCGGGCTCGGCAGCTGGCCGACCGCTGCGGAATTTCCCTGGCATGCGGCGGTTTCGTGACTGTTTCGACCTGCAGCGGCTCAGAGGCTCAGGCGGAGGTACTGGCCGGCCGGTTCGGAGCCCTGTGCGAGAACATGGAGGGGGCTGCCATTGCCCTGACCTGTCTGCGGTACGGCATCGACTGCCTGGAAATCAGGGGCATCAGCAATCTGGTGGAAGAGCGGAACATGGCGGCTTGGGATATAGCGAGGGCAGTGGAGGAGGCGCAGCGTTTCGTGCTGAAGTATCTGGAAAACAGGGATTGGTGA
- a CDS encoding ammonium transporter: protein METMSTMTGLKSSADVLFLMLGAVMVFAMHAGFAFLEVGTVRKKNQVNAFVKILTDWSVSTVAYFVIGFPIAYGISFLKPAEELLGKTQGYDLVHYFFLLCFAACIPAIISGGIAERAKFWPQVIAGAIFAGLSYPLFESLIWGQNSSLLQEFFKRIGGAEFHDYAGSVVVHSIGGWIALPAVLILGPRMGRYVRSKSHPIPISNIPFLALGSWILAVGWFGFNVMSAGNLEKISGLVAVNSLMAMVGGVLAALVAGKNDPGFIHNGALAGLIAICAGSDIVHPLAAFVIGCIASIIFVYGFHYEQEKLRIDDVLGVWPLHGVIGSWGGIAAGIFGQKALGGMGGVSFISQLAGSVSAIVFALLSGFIVYGVLSRTCGIRLSQEDEHAGADLSIHCIGAYPEDHVR, encoded by the coding sequence ATGGAGACCATGTCAACGATGACTGGCCTGAAGAGTAGCGCCGATGTCCTTTTTCTGATGCTCGGGGCGGTAATGGTTTTCGCAATGCATGCCGGCTTCGCCTTTCTCGAGGTAGGGACGGTTCGCAAGAAAAACCAGGTCAATGCCTTTGTCAAGATCCTCACCGATTGGTCCGTATCGACCGTGGCCTATTTCGTGATCGGCTTTCCCATCGCTTATGGCATATCCTTCCTGAAACCTGCCGAAGAACTGCTCGGCAAGACCCAGGGTTACGATCTTGTGCATTATTTCTTCCTGCTGTGCTTCGCGGCCTGCATTCCGGCCATCATTTCCGGCGGCATTGCCGAGCGCGCCAAGTTCTGGCCGCAGGTCATCGCCGGGGCGATCTTTGCCGGCCTCTCCTATCCCCTGTTCGAATCGCTGATCTGGGGCCAGAACTCCTCTTTGCTGCAGGAATTTTTCAAACGTATCGGCGGGGCGGAGTTTCATGACTATGCCGGTTCGGTAGTCGTACACTCCATCGGCGGCTGGATTGCGCTCCCCGCTGTCCTGATCCTCGGGCCGCGCATGGGGCGCTATGTCCGCAGCAAGTCGCATCCGATCCCGATCAGCAACATCCCATTTCTGGCACTCGGTTCCTGGATTCTGGCCGTGGGCTGGTTCGGCTTCAACGTGATGAGCGCCGGCAATCTTGAGAAGATCTCCGGCTTGGTTGCAGTCAATTCCCTGATGGCCATGGTTGGCGGTGTACTGGCCGCATTGGTTGCCGGCAAAAACGATCCGGGCTTCATCCACAACGGCGCACTGGCCGGCCTGATCGCCATCTGTGCCGGCAGTGACATCGTGCATCCCCTGGCGGCTTTTGTAATCGGCTGCATCGCATCGATCATCTTCGTTTACGGCTTCCATTACGAGCAGGAAAAACTCAGGATCGACGACGTTCTGGGAGTCTGGCCGCTGCATGGCGTAATCGGTTCGTGGGGAGGGATTGCGGCCGGCATTTTCGGCCAGAAGGCCTTGGGTGGCATGGGTGGCGTAAGTTTCATCTCCCAGCTGGCAGGAAGCGTTTCGGCCATCGTCTTCGCCCTGCTGAGCGGCTTCATCGTCTACGGCGTACTTTCCAGAACATGCGGCATCAGGTTAAGCCAGGAAGATGAGCATGCCGGGGCCGACCTTTCCATCCACTGCATCGGGGCCTACCCCGAGGATCACGTCCGCTGA